A DNA window from Paralichthys olivaceus isolate ysfri-2021 chromosome 11, ASM2471397v2, whole genome shotgun sequence contains the following coding sequences:
- the LOC109630250 gene encoding caspase a-like, which translates to MADKLAKMRRKFVDKVTIAVLNQLLDDILEDRIVNDGEKDSILEENSSRENKARCLIDTVKKKGDIACMKMIAHLQSRDPTLFSELGLSCSPPAPPAAGPRNIQEEGWSTTLIPTTEAFWRQKQNNKDIYPVTINNIGSRVALLITNIKFKLDKLVRHEAEKDELNTEKLLTDLGYEVVKHTNLTAKAIDDAVIKFSKHPKLRETDSVMVVIMSHGKRGTILGVDWKPRTDDEEMDEFSIDNIYKHLGSENCPALLNKPKILIIQACRGEQRGHVLVSDDPAVCDDDDKEDCLRIAHKEKDFISLLSCTPDTVSYRNLNLGSYLILFIVDVFNTIACEDDIEELFRKVMQRFEDYCLDNKRQMPTKDRCTLTKRFYFYPGLNVV; encoded by the exons ATGGCCG ACAAGCTCGCCAAGATGAGGCGCAAGTTTGTGGATAAGGTGACGATAGCAGTTCTTAATCAGCTCCTGGATGACATTCTGGAGGATCGCATTGTGAATGACGGGGAAAAAGACTCGATACTGGAggagaacagcagcagagagaacaagGCACGCTGCCTCATTGACACGGTGAAGAAAAAAGGTGATATAGCTTGCATGAAGATGATCGCTCACCTTCAAAGCAGAGATCCCACACTTTTCTCTGAGCTGGGCCTCTCCTGTAGTCCGCCTGCTCCACCTG CTGCAGGGCCTAGGAACATTCAGGAGGAGGGCTGGTCTACCACACTCATCCCCACTACTGAGGCTTTCTGGAGGCAGAAACAGAACAATAAAGAT ATTTACCCTGTGACCATAAATAACATCGGGAGTCGTGTGGCACTGCTAATCACCAATATAAAGTTCAAGCTTGATAAATTAGTCAGACATGAAGCTGAGAAAGACGAGTTGAACACGGAGAAACTTCTCACAGATCTGGGATACGAGGTggtgaaacacacaaacctcacTGCAAAG GCCATAGATGATGCTGTAATCAAGTTCTCTAAACATCCaaaactcagagagacagacagcgtGATGGTGGTCATCATGTCTCACGGGAAACGGGGAACAATCCTAGGTGTCGACTGGAAACCCAGAACTGATGACGAGGAAATGGATGAGTTCTCCATCGacaacatttacaaacactTGGGTTCAGAGAATTGTCCTGCACTGCTGAACAAACCCAAAATCCTCATCATCCAGGCCTGCAGAGGAG AGCAGAGAGGCCACGTGCTTGTGAGCGACGATCCGGCTGTGTGTGATGACGACGACAAAGAGGATTGTTTGCGAATCGCACACAAGGAAAAAGacttcatctctctcctctcctgcacacCTG acaCCGTCTCATACAGAAATCTGAATCTTGGGTCTTATCTTATCCTGTTTATTGTTGACGTATTCAACACCATCGCATGTGAGGATGACATCGAGGAACTTTTCAGAAAA GTCATGCAACGCTTTGAAGATTACTGCCTTGATAACAAAAGGCAGATGCCGACCAAAGACAGATGCACACTTACAAAACGCTTCTACTTTTATCCAGGTCTCAATGTTGTTTGA
- the rabgef1l gene encoding RAB guanine nucleotide exchange factor (GEF) 1, like, whose translation MTSQRRRIHLDQSDLLCKNGCGFYGNNAWQGLCSKCWRDENQREKQKQIQQDWALAERLQREEEKAYASKQPRAESQPTITPFSKFEERKTKEKSSKVNTVTKFFIPSIKTPPKKDAAPFDSQSSPSPSTSSSQRSSVDSDLSMRELIDFLKPMKSGREIFKQCRAFTESMVYKRNMGADELSECVQDFYQNLSDRLQTQFKGSSDQVQNVMDEVEKYVMSRLYKEVFCPETTDDEKKDLVIQKRIRDLHWVTIEMLCSPVDEEIPEVSDNVVKAITDLIEMDSKRVPNDKLRCMTSCSKHIFNAIKASTNEAASADDFLPTLIYIVLKANPPRLQSNIQYINRFCNPRKLMTGEDGYYFTNLCCAVAFIEKLDGQSLNLTSEQFDLYMSGQASPHWPNTNGASSSSSSSGSAALSQVHKRLDLLTGLGERQELVMEKARQLKSDLIDWTDEVEQKVQCALENFPPETENLSATTASGSATQSAIDADNIENELLPPPLQPQEICMKPPDGSVCPPSTFVKMG comes from the exons ATGACAAGCCAGCGGCGAAGGATCCACCTGGACCAATCAGACCTGCTTTGCAAGAATGGATGTGGTTTTTATGGCAACAATGCTTGGCAGGGCCTGTGCTCAAAGTGCTGGCGAGACGAAAACCAGCgagaaaagcaaaagcaaattCAACAAGACTGGGCACTTGCTGAGAg GcttcagagagaggaagagaaagcatATGCGAGCAAACAACCAAGGGCAGAGTCACAGCCTACCATCACACCCTTCAGCAagtttgaagaaagaaaaacaaaggaaaagtcCAGCAAAGTTAACACAGTCACAAAGTTTTTTATTCCTTCCATCAAAACACCACCAAAAAAGG ATGCTGCTCCTTTTGACTCACAGTCCAGCCCAAGCCCGAGCACCTCGTCAAGCCAGCGTTCCTCTGTGGACAGTGACCTCTCAATGCGAGAGCTCATTGATTTTCTCAAGCCCATGAAGTCTGGCAGGGAGATCTTCAAACAGTGCCGGGCCTTCACTGAGAGCATGGTCTATAAGCGG aacatGGGTGCTGATGAGCTGTCAGAGTGTGTGCAAGACTTCTACCAGAACCTCTCAGATCGCCTCCAGACTCAGTTCAAAG GTTCGTCAGATCAGGTACAGAACGTTATGGATGAAGTAGAGAAGTACGTTATGAGTCGTCTCTACAAGGAAGTGTTCTGTCCTGAAACCACAGATGATGAGAAAAAGGATCTGGTCATTCAGAAGAGAATCAG AGACTTGCACTGGGTCACCATTGAGATGCTGTGCTCTCCGGTGGATGAGGAGATCCCTGAGGTTTCTGACAATGTAGTCAAAGCCATCACAG ATTTGATCGAAATGGACTCGAAGCGCGTGCCCAACGACAAACTGCGGTGCATGACAAGCTGCAGCAAGCACATCTTCAACGCCATCAAAGCCAGCACGAATGAGGCTGCATCTGCGGACGACTTCCTCCCGACACTTATCTACATAGTGCTAAAAGCAAACCCTCCACGACTGCAGTCCAACATCCAGTACATCAACCGCTTCTGCAACCCCAGGAAGCTAATGACTGGAGAGGATGGTTACTACTTCACTAATTTG TGCTGTGCGGTGGCCTTCATTGAGAAGCTGGACGGTCAGTCTCTGAACCTAACCTCTGAGCAGTTTGATCTCTACATGTCGGGCCAGGCGTCCCCCCACTGGCCAAATACCAATggagcttcctcctcctcatcctcctcaggCAGCGCAGCTCTTAGTCAGGTCCACAAACGGCTAGACCTGCTAACAGGGCTCGGGGAAAGGCAGGAACTTGTCATGGAGAAAGCTCGCCAGCTGAAGAGCGACCTCATCGACTGGACAGATGAAGTGGAGCAGAAGGTGCAGTGCGCTCTGGAGAACTTCCCACCAGAGACGGAAAACCTCTCTGCAACCACAGCGAGCGGGTCTGCAACACAGTCAGCAATTGACGCTGATAACATTGAGAATGAGCTGCTGCCTCCACCACTACAGCCACAG GAGATCTGCATGAAGCCCCCTGATGGGAGTGTCTGCCCCCCTTCTACATTTGTGAAAATGGGATAA
- the LOC109630247 gene encoding low affinity immunoglobulin gamma Fc region receptor III-A-like gives MDVVISLLFILTLAQHLPPVAPLETLLSAVVESVLGDSRIFSGEEVRLRCSVPDVHGSKWDYQWFKGSEKLGHSGEHLVLWKARVKDSGKYYCQGLRDSLVGNIYTLKSLPVEIQVDGGWAILEVPPQHGLVGQTLKFTCHVRGNPSIHEVILYRDNVEIMIQSGSNPHFHLNNLTLEDQGMYSCRASWDADRLTRSVISAEASVQVLEVLTQPILEIVELDHLKMRLICHLQYNAHAPAPSINYYFYNNNKRLGTATSENRFLAKQRPGHYSCKAKVPQLDISRWSEPKSFGQVTGQPTMPPFLQPRNARPFVPPVSSPAAAQMFLYQASPAPDSQMSHNEMPDYFDDMTPTTVIH, from the exons ATGGACGTGGTCATTTCCCTCCTCT TTATTTTGACTCTTGCGCAGCATCTACCACCTGTGG CGCCTTTAGAGACCTTATTAAGTGCTGTTGTGGAGAGTGTGTTGGGGGACTCGAGGATCTTCTCTGGGGAGGAGGTCCGGCTGAGATGCAGCGTTCCTGATGTCCATGGGTCCAAATGGGATTACCAGTGGTTTAAAGGATCTGAGAAGCTAGGACACTCTGGCGAGCACCTGGTCCTGTGGAAAGCCAGGGTTAAAGATAGTGGGAAATATTATTGCCAGGGCCTGAGGGACTCACTGGTGGGAAACATATACACCCTCAAGAGTCTGCCTGTGGAGATCCAGGTGGATG GAGGTTGGGCCATCCTGGAAGTCCCACCTCAACATGGCCTCGTTGGACAAACCTTAAAGTTCACGTGCCATGTCCGAGGCAATCCCTCAATTCATGAGGTGATTCTGTACAGGGACAATGTTGAAATCATGATACAAAGTGGCAGCAACCCACATTTTCACCTGAACAACCTGACCCTGGAAGACCAGGGGATGTATTCTTGCCGGGCCTCCTGGGACGCAGACAGACTTACACGCTCTGTCATTTCAGCTGAGGCTTCAGTGCAGGTCTTAG AGGTTCTGACACAGCCAATTTTGGAGATTGTTGAGTTAGATCACCTAAAGATGAGACTCATCTGCCACCTCCAATACAACGCCCACGCTCCTGCCCCTTCAATAAATTACTAtttctacaacaacaacaagcgaCTGGGAACAGCGACCTCTGAGAACCGATTTCTGGCCAAACAGAGACCAGGGCATTACAGCTGCAAAGCCAAGGTGCCTCAGTTGGACATCTCCAGGTGGAGTGAACCCAAAAGCTTTGGACAAGTGACAG GACAACCGACGATGCCTCCCTTTCTTCAACCCAGAAATGCAAGGCCTTTTGTTCCCCCAGTCTCATCCCCAGCAGCAGCCCAGATGTTTCTTTACCAagcctctccagctccagaCTCACAGATGTCACACAATGAGATGCCAGATTACTTTGATGACATGACTCCAACCACTGTTATACATTGA
- the otol1b gene encoding otolin 1b: MRTISCQWTLVAVVVVALTVVSCAEAKTTQKPKYQYTKKPVPHITLHGPVTTSIPKTLKIVASANPVVPLPLPTKERTTYPSHVFPQYHTESPEPSGVGLENYTLDYNECYFNFCECCPPERGPRGPKGDRGLAGPPGERGPAGAAGLQGPPGVNGPAGFKGSKGDKGDRGNSGTAGPAGIPGKPAQKGDIGSKGEKGEIGLQGVKGNSGEKGEPGQNGSAGEKGEPGKEGPAGPPGVAVELGPKGDKGDKGECGTFGERGQKGERGDPGQSGIPGVMGIPGINGKHGSSGPAGVRGDQGPPGPPGEAGVRGSQGPQGIRGMPGPKGDRGYPGMRGDRGIRGLKGAKGSGVPQKRSAFSVGISPKKSFPPSGFPIRFDKIFYNEENHFNVSSNSFTCIIPGVYVFSFHITVRNQPLRATLVVNGTRRVRTRDSLYGQDIDQASTLVVLRLALGDQVWMETFRDWNGVYASSEDDSIFSGFLLYPDKP, encoded by the exons ATGAGGACTATCTCGTGTCAGTGGACCCTAGTGGCTGTCGTTGTGGTTGCACTCACTGTGGTGTCCTGCGCTGAGGCGAAGACGACACAGAAGCCAAAGTATCAGTACACCAAGAAGCCTGTCCCTCATATCACATTGCATGGCCCTGTGACCACCAGCATACCCAAGACTCTCAAGATAGTGGCCAGTGCAAATCCTGTGGTGCCCCTCCCCCTGCCAACCAAGGAGAGGACCACCTATCCAAGTCATGTCTTTCCTCAGTACCACACTGAGAGCCCTGAGCCCTCTGGTGTTGGCCTTGAGAACTACACTCTGGATTACAATGAGTGTTACTTTAACTTCTGCGAGTGCTGTCCTCCGGAACGGGGCCCCAGGGGCCCAAAGGGAGACAGAGGCCTGGCAG GACCACCTGGTGAACGAGGCCCTGCAGGGGCAGCTGGTTTACAAGGACCACCAGGTGTGAACGGTCCTGCAGGATTTAAAGGAAGCAAGG GGGATAAAGGTGACAGAGGAAACAGTGGGACTGCTGGGCCAGCAGGTATCCCAGGAAAACCAGCACAGAAAG GGGATATTGGCTCGAAAGGTGAGAAAGGTGAAATAGGACTGCAAGGTGTCAAAGGTAATAGTGGAGAGAAAGGGGAACCTGGCCAGAATGGGAGTGCTGGTGAGAAGGGAGAACCGGGAAAAGAGGGACCAGCTGGACCTCCAGGAGTGGCTGTTGAGCTAGGTCCTAAGGGAGATAAAGGAGATAAGGGGGAGTGTGGCACTtttggagagagaggacagaaaggAGAGCGAGGTGATCCTGGACAATCTGGCATCCCAGGAGTGATGGGCATTCCAGGAATTAATGGCAAACATGGATCCTCAGGTCCTGCAGGTGTCCGAGGGGATCAGGGACCTCCTGGACCTCCAGGAGAAGCAGGGGTAAGAGGGTCCCAAGGACCACAAGGCATACGAGGGATGCCTGGGCCAAAGGGGGACAGAGGTTACCCTGGGATGAGAGGTGACCGAGGCATCCGTGGATTGAAAGGGGCTAAAGGATCAGGGGTTCCCCAGAAACGCTCAGCCTTCAGTGTCGGCATCTCTCCAAAAAAGTCCTTCCCACCCTCTGGCTTCCCGATCCGCTTTGACAAAATCTTCTACAATGAAGAAAATCACTTTAATGTCTCTTCCAACAGCTTCACATGTATCATCCCTGGGGTTTATGTCTTCTCCTTCCACATCACTGTACGCAATCAGCCACTGCGAGCCACGCTCGTAGTGAACGGGACACGACGGGTAAGGACAAGAGACTCTCTGTATGGTCAGGACATTGACCAGGCTTCCACTCTGGTGGTGCTGCGGCTGGCGTTGGGGGATCAGGTATGGATGGAGACATTCAGAGACTGGAATGGGGTGTACGCAAGCAGCGAGGACGACAGCATCTTCTCTGGGTTTCTGCTTTACCCAGACAAGCCCTGA
- the sptssb gene encoding serine palmitoyltransferase small subunit B — translation MIFKNLREYLAWLYYQYLLITGIYVLEPWEKSIFNSILFSAIAMVIYTSYVFVPIHMRLALEFFSGIFGGQTESTMTLMN, via the coding sequence ATGATCTTCAAGAACCTGAGGGAGTACCTGGCCTGGCTGTACTACCAGTACCTGCTCATCACTGGAATCTACGTCCTAGAGCCCTGGGAAAAGTCAATTTTCAATTCCATCCTCTTCTCCGCCATCGCCATGGTCATCTACACCTCGTATGTCTTTGTGCCCATCCACATGCGCCTGGCACTGGAGTTCTTCTCCGGGATCTTTGGAGGCCAGACCGAGAGCACCATGACACTCATGAActaa